From Salipiger profundus, a single genomic window includes:
- a CDS encoding CHAP domain-containing protein yields MSATHARKARLGLPLLCAILLSTAACSVKAPDIAYSFEGIDLGLRAMALREVKELQSQGRRVWCVPFARNASGVQIRGNANTWWGKAAGTYERGRQPVPGAVMAFAATGGMPMGHVAVVSEVVSERELRVDHANWERNKVSLGMSVKDISANNDWSSVRVESNPGSYGKAYPINGFIYPASTQIR; encoded by the coding sequence ATGAGCGCAACCCATGCTCGCAAGGCACGGCTCGGCCTGCCGCTACTTTGTGCAATCCTGCTGTCCACGGCGGCCTGTTCGGTCAAGGCCCCCGACATCGCCTACTCTTTCGAAGGGATCGACCTCGGTCTGCGTGCGATGGCGCTGCGCGAGGTGAAGGAACTGCAATCGCAGGGCCGTCGCGTCTGGTGCGTTCCCTTCGCCCGCAACGCGAGCGGCGTGCAGATCCGGGGCAACGCGAACACCTGGTGGGGCAAGGCCGCCGGCACCTACGAGCGCGGCCGTCAGCCGGTGCCCGGTGCCGTCATGGCCTTCGCAGCGACGGGTGGCATGCCCATGGGGCATGTCGCCGTGGTCTCCGAGGTTGTCTCCGAGCGCGAACTGCGCGTCGACCACGCCAACTGGGAGCGCAACAAGGTCTCGCTCGGCATGTCGGTCAAGGACATCTCGGCCAACAACGACTGGTCGTCCGTGCGCGTCGAGAGCAATCCCGGGTCCTACGGCAAGGCCTACCCGATCAACGGGTTCATCTACCCGGCCAGCACGCAGATCCGGTAA
- a CDS encoding DUF427 domain-containing protein: MLKHITIRPAEGTWVIRAGGAVLGESGRALELTEGDMPGVIYFPRDDIATAFLEPSDYRTVNQHIGEATYFNIASKSRSYDNAVWSYEAPKDEAGEIAGYLAFEVQDGVAVEQV; encoded by the coding sequence ATGCTGAAACACATTACCATCCGTCCGGCCGAGGGCACCTGGGTCATCCGCGCCGGCGGCGCCGTTCTGGGCGAGAGCGGGCGCGCGCTCGAGCTGACCGAGGGCGACATGCCCGGCGTGATCTACTTCCCGCGCGACGACATCGCCACGGCGTTTCTCGAGCCGTCCGATTACCGCACCGTCAACCAGCACATCGGCGAGGCGACATACTTCAACATCGCCTCGAAGAGCCGGAGCTACGACAATGCGGTGTGGTCCTACGAGGCGCCGAAGGACGAAGCGGGCGAGATCGCCGGCTACCTTGCCTTCGAGGTTCAGGACGGGGTCGCCGTCGAACAGGTCTGA
- a CDS encoding aminopeptidase P family protein, producing the protein MFQTFQETARPDQGPPRLAALRAEMAREGLAGFIVPRADAHQGEYVAPRDDRLAWLTGFTGSAGYCVALSDRAGVFVDGRYRVQVKTQVADVFTPVDWPEVGLADWIADNLPDGGGVGIDPWLFSVEQLRALEAKLDGVTLTRCDNLVDRIWEDQPNPPRGAVFAQPVSLAGEPHEDKIARLAQGLGEAGACVITLPDSIAWLLNIRGSDIPRNPVPHGFALLNADGTVELFVDARKLADLGDHLGDKVSVLPPEGFLAAVATLGGRVQIDPASCPVAVADVLAERCEIVEAPDPCLLPKACKNAAELEGARAAHLRDGAAMVRFLAWLDRQTPGAFTEIDAVTALEAERRATNALRDISFETIAGTGPDGAIVHYRVTEATDRTVREGDLLLIDSGGQYVDGTTDITRTIAIGDVGAEECTNFTRVLKGMIALSRLRFPQGLAGRDIDALARASLWEAGLDYGHGTGHGVGAYLSVHEGPARISRMGTIPFAPGMILSNEPGFYREGAYGIRIENLIAVEQAPGLPGQTVPRMLRFETLTWVPIDRRLIVPALLTQAERDWLDAYHEEVRARIAPLVEGRDAEWLAAACAPL; encoded by the coding sequence ATGTTCCAGACCTTCCAGGAAACCGCCCGCCCCGACCAGGGTCCGCCACGGCTCGCCGCGCTGCGGGCCGAGATGGCCCGCGAGGGGCTTGCGGGCTTCATCGTGCCGCGGGCGGATGCGCACCAGGGCGAATACGTCGCACCGCGGGACGACCGCCTCGCCTGGCTTACCGGCTTCACCGGGTCCGCGGGCTATTGTGTTGCCCTTTCCGACCGTGCCGGGGTCTTCGTCGACGGCCGCTACCGGGTTCAGGTGAAGACGCAGGTCGCCGACGTCTTCACGCCGGTGGACTGGCCCGAGGTCGGGCTGGCCGACTGGATCGCCGACAACCTGCCCGACGGCGGCGGCGTGGGCATCGACCCCTGGTTGTTTTCGGTGGAGCAGCTGCGCGCGCTCGAGGCGAAGCTCGACGGCGTGACCCTGACCCGCTGCGACAATCTCGTCGACCGGATCTGGGAGGACCAGCCTAACCCGCCGCGCGGCGCGGTCTTCGCGCAGCCGGTGTCGCTGGCAGGCGAGCCGCACGAGGACAAGATCGCCCGCCTCGCGCAGGGCCTAGGCGAAGCCGGCGCCTGCGTCATCACCCTGCCCGACAGTATTGCCTGGCTGCTGAACATCCGCGGTTCGGACATACCGCGCAACCCGGTGCCGCATGGCTTCGCCCTGCTCAACGCCGACGGTACGGTCGAGCTCTTCGTGGACGCGCGCAAGCTTGCGGATCTCGGCGACCATCTCGGCGACAAGGTCTCCGTGCTGCCGCCCGAGGGCTTTCTTGCCGCCGTGGCGACGCTCGGCGGCCGCGTGCAGATCGACCCGGCCAGCTGCCCGGTGGCCGTGGCAGACGTTCTCGCCGAGCGCTGCGAGATCGTCGAGGCGCCGGATCCCTGTCTGCTGCCCAAGGCCTGCAAGAACGCCGCCGAGCTCGAGGGCGCCCGCGCGGCGCACCTGCGCGACGGCGCCGCCATGGTCCGTTTCCTCGCTTGGCTCGACCGGCAGACGCCCGGCGCCTTCACCGAGATCGACGCCGTCACCGCGCTCGAGGCCGAGCGCCGCGCCACCAATGCGCTCCGCGACATCTCCTTCGAGACCATCGCCGGCACCGGCCCCGACGGCGCCATCGTGCACTACCGGGTGACCGAGGCCACCGACCGCACGGTGCGCGAGGGCGACCTGCTGCTGATCGACAGCGGCGGTCAATACGTGGACGGCACCACCGACATCACCCGCACCATCGCCATCGGCGACGTCGGCGCGGAGGAGTGCACCAACTTCACCCGCGTGCTGAAGGGCATGATCGCCCTGTCGCGGCTGCGCTTTCCGCAGGGGCTTGCCGGGCGCGACATCGACGCGCTCGCCCGGGCGTCGCTCTGGGAGGCCGGGCTCGATTACGGTCATGGCACCGGCCATGGCGTGGGCGCCTATCTCAGCGTGCACGAGGGGCCGGCGCGGATCTCGAGGATGGGAACGATCCCCTTCGCACCGGGCATGATCCTCTCGAACGAGCCGGGCTTTTACCGTGAGGGCGCCTATGGTATCCGGATCGAGAACCTCATCGCGGTCGAGCAGGCCCCGGGGCTTCCGGGACAGACCGTGCCGCGCATGCTGCGGTTCGAAACCCTCACATGGGTGCCGATCGACCGGCGGCTGATCGTGCCAGCCCTGCTCACGCAGGCCGAGCGCGACTGGCTCGACGCCTACCATGAAGAAGTGCGCGCGCGGATCGCGCCGCTTGTCGAGGGCCGGGATGCGGAGTGGCTGGCTGCGGCCTGCGCGCCGCTTTGA